TTTAGAAAAATTCCTCTTTTTACATTTGGTATGTTTGATTTTTCTCCAATTGCAGCTTTAATAACTTTAACTATTTTTGAAAGAATGTTGGCTTATGGGAATTATAAGCTTTCTACATTTATTATTTTATTCATTGTTGAAGTTTGGGAGATATTTAGAAGCATTTTTATTGCTATAGTTTTCTTTTTATTGTTGAGATTATTATTATTGCTTTTGAATTTGTTCCAAGGCTCAGACTTTTTTAAAACAGTCGATTCATTTTTACTTCCTTTGTCCACTAAGATAAGTGGTGTGATTACTGACAAACACATGTCTTATACTTTACGTTTGATTGTTGGGAGTGCTTTAATGGTAGCATTTAT
The window above is part of the Borreliella burgdorferi B31 genome. Proteins encoded here:
- a CDS encoding YggT family protein; amino-acid sequence: MVVLIQILMVFLQIYRILILIRILLSWLVSSGINTNVFFRFIHVVTEPFLSFFRKIPLFTFGMFDFSPIAALITLTIFERMLAYGNYKLSTFIILFIVEVWEIFRSIFIAIVFFLLLRLLLLLLNLFQGSDFFKTVDSFLLPLSTKISGVITDKHMSYTLRLIVGSALMVAFIIIIEQVVFAIRALGTYLPF